The Mastacembelus armatus chromosome 13, fMasArm1.2, whole genome shotgun sequence DNA segment CTTTGACACATTTGGGGTGTAATGTTATTTAACCTTTCCATAAACTGTCCTCCAAAGCTGTTTGTCTTCACTGATGGAGAGGTGGGGAACACCCACCAAGTAATAAATCTGGTGAAGAAGAATTCAGCTTCCCACAGGTGaaacctcaaaaacacaaaatgcaacaAATATTCCCACATTAtgatccatgtgtgtgtgataaaaacaaaacctgtgtGTTGTAGGTGTTTCTCCTTTGGGATTGGGGAAGGGGCCAGCTCTGCTCTTATCAATGGCTTGGCCAAGGAAGGAGGAGGTCACGCTCAGTTCATCACAGGGACTGAGAGGATGCAACCCAAAGTACGACAAAACCTCAAAGTCTATTTAAACCAAAACAGCTAAATGTGATTGTGCCAGTGCCTCTCTGAGCCTTTTGCCAACATTTCTACTCACCAGGTGATGCAGTCGCTGCGATTTGCTCTGCAACCAGTTGTCTCAGACATCTCAGTGACCTGGGATTTaccaaaaaaaatgtctgtcactgtcCTCTCTCCACCAATCAGAGCAATATtccagggtcaaaggtcactggtTTATGCCCAGCTCACTGGACAGGTAGGAGCAGCACCATCCCACAGTGAACTAACTAGATTGGCCAGATTTGAAAAAGATGAATAACAGTGATTTTTCTATAATTATTGGTTCTTAACACTGGAATGGTCCCTCAGAGCTCAGAGGCAGCAGAGGGCTGTGTGACGGTGAAGTACAACCTGGCAGGTCATCCCTCTCAGAACCAGCTCACCTTCAATCTTAAACCTGCAGAGGACACTGGGTAAAACAGTATTTGATCAGAGAATACCATTATCCTGACCttacaatacaatatacaatagTGTGAACAGCATTTATGTTATATGTGTGTTGGTACTGTTTGAGTTTTCTCTGGGCGCTCTATTGACTCTATTGCGTTgcctcttgtgtttttctttacgTGTTGTCCCTCTTTTCaactggtgacctgcccagggtgtgCCCTCTTTCTCACCCACTGTGTGGTTTGATTTGACAAGTCAccagtaaataaaatgtaacaggTATATTTGTCTATTGAGATGTTTTAGGATTTCTTTAGGGCTAATAGAGGAGCATCATACGTTATATCTCCTGTCTGCAGATTAACAGTCCACAGGTTGGGCGCTCGGACTCTGATTCGCTCcctggagatggaggagagagaggtcAGAGGGCAGCAAGATGGACGGTTAAAGGAGAAGGTGGTAAAGCTCAGTGTCCAGTCAGGAGTCAGCAGCTCTTTCACTGCCTTCATTGCTGTTAACAAAGATGATAGCAAAACCATTCAAGGACCTATGGTGCAGAGAAATGTTCCAGCACCTGGTGAGTGTTTTTCCAAATGAATGATGTATCACCCACTGCTTTACAGTTACTACAGCTGACCACAGATGATAGTTGAGGAATGATTATGCTAAGAATATAGAAACACAATGGGGAGCTGCTTCCACATTATAAGTATTGATAGAAAATATAGTtattaatgcatttaaattgtAGGAAGAGTCAGTATTTCACTTAAGCTGACAGTACAATTGTCTGTCCATTGttttcctgcctgtgtgtgaatgtagaAAGTTGCACTTATTTTTTGGAAATTTGAGCAAGTTGAATATtttatgtgctttgtttttctacCTCAACctcatactttttaaaataataacatgatGCTACTGCTTATCACCCAAGCAGCCTATTCATACTATTGTTTGATTAGTAAGTAGCAGTTTACAAAGACCTTTGAAGATACAATTATTAAATGGATCCACATATTCATGTGTTCATCAGGATGAACTGTAATGACTTTGGTGGTTGTCTGACTTTTCATTTAtcaccatcatcaggtcaaagtTTGTATTTGTCCAGTCATTTGGTTAATGACCATATAGCTGCAAATGTCccatttcccatcagcctcagctccactgtgtgtttatggtgaattagcaaacattagcattagcaccTTCTCCtgaatatctgtttttattttttcttcatacaaACTTACATATTAGCAGCATGTCCCCAGATTATCATAAAGTAATTCTGTTACTTTAATTTTACCAAACTTGTAGTTTCTGACAAAGTAGTTAATTGCTTTAAATATTCAGTCAGCATGTTTTGTGTTACAGTTTAGGTTTCTTGCTTATTTGCTTGTATTGCCTTGaacaccttgaatatttttatgtactttttaacctaattgtttttgtaataaGCCCAGAAACCAGCAGTTTagtagttttctgttttctgatgcTGAGTGCAGGTGACTTCAGTGAATCTCTGGGTTGGTCTAAAGTTTCATGTTTGTGATActtatgtattttttaacacagaatATTTTAAGTGCCAGTTTTAActgcatttaatgtttttgtttactgtgtcTGGTGTGATGTCTTGACCTCATAATTTTTCCCTCAATCTTAAAGAGATGCCCTGGACTGGTAGTCAAGCAGTCTGTCAAGCTCCAGTCAAAAAGAGAAGTAAGTAAAGAGATGAATGGGATTCAAACACTCATCTGAGTATGTTTATTAGTGCAATATATAGATAACTATTGAGCAAACAACCTGAACATATTTATCTAGCAGTTGTTATGGCCACTGAGAAGTTGTGTGACACTGAGGATTTAGCTGCAATATATGAGTATGTGGTTACTCTGCTCTCTCAACACTTGTCAGAGCAAACCCTAGTCTGGCAGCAGCACAGGTTTATTCTTTAATATTAAGATGTCTTAAATATGGATATTAAAATTGTGcatcatgtttattttaagCAGGTTTCTTCACAAAAGCAAGAAAGATGTTTCAGCCCAGTAAGGATGCTGCTCAACACCGTGCTCCAGTCCAATATGGTACTGTATGTCTCTTTGTGTTTACACTGCTAGTTGTAGATACACACAGCTGCCACAATTAGAGATATTACACTGTTATTGTTTACTTTGTTCATAGTTTTCTACCTCAACctcatactttttaaaatgataacatGATGCTACTGCTTATCACCCAAGCAGACTATTGTTCTCCAACTAAGTAAAAAGGTGAAATGGATTTAAccacatatttgtctgtgtcaaatttttcattaacagtatagaatcatttatttatctttccttaaaacagaaattattcAGATTGACTATTTTCAGAAGTTCAAAAACTAGCCCAAGTAATGCAGTCCTGTTTCAGAGAGgtgttgtgttttctgaaatatgttgaGACTATAATCAACACTGTGTTTGTCATGTggatttattttgataaatCAGTCTGAtatttttaagatatttaaatcatgttgttttgtttgtacacCACTTGTATTTTGTGGAGTGGTGGGTTCTACATATGTGTAAATGAATTTTCTTGTATTACAGTCAAAGTTtcttgtatatttgtgtatgttgCCTTTGTGTAAtgttctctcttcctcttctttctcaaTATTACAGAGTATGAAATGCGGGGGTGCATATTACGCTCGGCTGGTAAGTAGCAGTTTACAAAGACCTTTGAAGATACAATTATTAAATGGATCCACATATTCATGTGTTCATCAGGATGAACTGTAATGACTTTGGTGGTTGTCTGACTTTTCATTTAtcaccatcatcaggtcaaagtTTGTATTTGTCCAGTCATTTGGTTAATGACCATATAGCTGCAAATGTCccatttcccatcagcctcagctccactgtgtgtttatggtgaattagcaaacattagcatgctaacactaaTATGGTGACTATGGACAAACTtactaaacatcagcatgttagcagcaTCTCACTTATAAGACCCAGTTTGTTTTAGCAAATTAACAtcagtacttttattttcttatcaaAACCTGTTGATTAGCGACTGATGGTGAGTGCACAGCTTTGATTTCCTCAGTGTAAATAATGTGTACACTACACAGTAGATGATTGTTCATCATTCCTCTAAATAGAAATGACTCAGATTAAATACGACTCAGAAGTTATAAAAGTGGCCCAAATAACCAAACCTGTTTCAGAGAGGTGCTCACTTTGCTGCTGATACATTCTGCAGGTTGTGGTGCTGTACAGTATGGgggtttgtgttttctgaaatatgttgaGACTATAATCAACACTGTTTGTCATGTGGATTTATTATGATAAATCAGTCTGAtatttttaagatatttaaatcaagttgttttgtttgtacacCACTTGTATTTTGTGGAGTGGTGGGTTCTACATATGTGTAAATGAATTTTCTTGTAATACAGTCAAAGTTtcttgtatatttgtgtatgttgCCTTTGTGTAAtgttctctcttcctcttttttcttaaAGTGCAGCATGAATATGATAGGGGCATATTTGGCTCGGCTGGTAAGTAGCAGTTTACAAAGACCTTTGAAGATACAATTAGTGGTTAGATGAACTGGACACTTTTAAGAtatttaaatcaattaaatgcTGTTGGTTTATTTATATCAGACTTGTAGTTTCTGGTCCAATGGTTTATCCATTGGTTTAAATATGaagtaataatttttttgtattaaagttTAGGTTTCTTGTATATTTGCGTATGTTGCCTTTGTGTAAtgttctctcttcttctttttttcttaaagtgcAGCATAAATATGATAGGGGCATATTTGGCTCGGCTGGTAAGTAGCAGTTTACAAAGACCTTTGAAGATACAATTAGTGGTTGGATGAACTGGACACTTTTAAGAtatttaaatcaattaaatgcTGTTGGTTTATTTATATCAGACTTGTAGTTTCTGGTCCAATGGTTTATCCATTGGTTTATATATGAAGTAATAATTTTCTTGTATTAAAGTTGAGGTTtcttgtatatttgtgtatgttgCCTTTGTGTAAtgttctctcttcttcttttttctcaatCTTACAGAGTATGAAGATGGTGGGGACGTATCTGACTCAGATGGTAAGTAGCAGTTTACAAAGACCTTTGAAGATACACAGATAGAATCACCATATTAgcaaacattagcatgctaacactaaTATGGTGACTATGGACAAACTtactaaacatcagcatgttagcagcaTCTCACTTATAAGACCCAGTTTGTTTTAGCAAATTAACAtcagtacttttattttcttatcaaAACCTGTTGATTAGCGACTGATGGTGAGTGCACAGCTTTGATTTCCTCAGTGTAAATAATGTGTACACTACACAGTACATGATTGTTCATCGTTCCTCTAAATAGAAATGACTCAGATTAAATACGACTCAGAAGTTATAAAAGTGGCCCAAATAACCAAACCTGTTTCAGAGAGGTGCTCACTTTGTTCGCTGATACATTCTGTAGGTTGTGGTGCTGTACAGTATGGgggtttgtgttttctgaaatatgttgaGACTATAATCAACACTGTGTTTGTCATGTGGATTTATTATGATAAATCAATCTGAtatttttaagatatttaaatcatgttgttttgtttgtacacCACTTGTATTTTGTGGAGTGGTGGGTTCTACATATGTGTAAATGAATTTTCTTGTATTAAAGTTGAGGTTtcttgtatatttgtgtatgttgCCTTTGTGTAAtgttctctcttcctcttttttctcaATCTTACAGAGTATGAAGATGGTGGGGACGTATCTGACTCAGATGGTAAGTAGCAGTTTACAAAGACCTTTGAAGATACAATTATTAAATGGATCATCATATTCATGTGTTCATCAGGATGAACTGTAATGACTTTGGTGGTTGTCTGACTTTTCATTTAtcaccatcatcaggtcaaagtTTGTATTTGTCCAGTCATTGGTTAATGACCATATAGCTGCAAATGTCccatttcccatcagcctcagctccactgtgtgtttatggtgaattagcaaacattagcatgctaacactaaGATGGTGACTATGGACAAACTtactaaacatcagcatgttagcagcaTCTCACTTATAAGACCCAGTTTGTTTTAGCAAATTAACAtcagtacttttattttcttatcaaAACCTGTTGATTAGCGACTGATGGTGAGTGCACAGCTTTGATTTCCTCAGTGTAAATAATGTGTACACTACACAGTACATGATTGTTCATCGTTCCTCTAAATAGAAATGACTCAGATTAAATACGACTCAGAAGTTATAAAAGTGGCCCAAATAACCAAACCTGTTTCAGAGAGGTGCTCACTTTGTTCGCTGATATATTATGTAGGTTTGTGGTGCTGTACAGTATGGgggtttgtgttttctgaaatatgttgaGACTATAATCAACACTGTTTGTCATGTGGATTTATTATGATAAATCAGTCTGAtatttttaagatatttaaatcatgttgttttgtttgtacacCACTTGTATTTTGTGGAGTGGTGGGTtctacatacagtgggtacggaaagtattcagacccctttaaatttttcactctttgtgtcattgcagccatttgccaaaatcaaaaaagttcattttatttctcattaatgtacactcagcaccccatcttgacagaaaaaaacagaaatgtagaaatttttgcaaatttattaaaaaagaaaaactgaaatatcacatggtcataagtattcagaccctttgcagtgacactcatatttaactcacatgctgtccatttcttctgatcctccttgagatggttctgctccttcattggagtccagctgtgtttaattaaactgactggacttgattaggaaaggcacacacctgtctatataagaccttacagctcacaatgcatgtcagagcaaatgagaatcatgaggtcaaaggaactgcccaaggagctcagagacagaattgtggcaaggcacagatctggccaaggttacaaaagaatttctgcagcacacaaggttcctaagagcacagtggcctccataatcctcaaatggaataagtttgggacgaccagaactcttcctagacctggccgtccagccaaactgagcaatcgtgggggaagagccttggtgagagaggtaaagaagaacccaaagatcactgtggctgagctccagagatgcagtagggagatgggagaaagttccacaaagtcaactatcactgcagccctccaccagtcggggctttatggcagagtggcccaacggaagcctctcctcagtgcaagacacatgaaagcccgcatagagtttgccaaaaaacacatgaaggactcccagactatgagaaataagattctctggtctgatgagaccaagattgaactttttggcgttaattctaagcagtatgtgtggagaaaaccaggcactgctcatcacctgcccaatacaatccctacagtgaaacatggtggtgggagcatcatgttgtgggggtgtttttcagctgcagggacaggacgactggttgcaattgaaggaaagatgaatgcggccaagtacagagaaatcctggaagaaaacctcttccagagtgctcaggacctcagactgggccgaaggttcacctttcaacaggacaatgaccctaagcacacagctaaaataacaaaggagtggcttcggaacaactctgtgaccgttcttgactggcccagctagagccctgacctaaacccaactgtctctctggagagacctgaaaatggctgtccaccaacgttcaccatccaacctgacagaactggagaggatctgcaaggaagaatggcagaggatccccaaatccaggtgtgaaaaacttgttgcatcattcccaagaagactcatggctgtactagctcaaaagggtgcttctactcaatactgagcacagggtctgaatacttatgaccatgtgatatttcagtttttcttttttaataaatttgcaaaaatttctacatttctgtttttttctgtcaagatggggtgctgagtgtacattaatgagaaataaaatgaacttttttgattttggcaaatggctgcaatgacacaaagagtgaaaaatttaaaggggtctgaatactttccgtacccactgtatgtgtaaaTGAATTTTCTTGTATTACAGTCGAGGTTtcttgtatatttgtgtatgttgcctttgtataatgttctctcttcctcttttttcttaaAGTGCAGCATGAATATGATAGGGGCATATTTGGCTCGGCTGGTAAGTAGCAGTTTGCAAAGACCTTTGAAGATACAATTATTAAATGGATCACCATATTCATGTGTTCATCAGGATAAACTGTACACTTTTAAGAtatttaaatcaattaaatgcTGTTGGTTTATTTATATCAGACTTGTAGTTTCTGGTCCAAGTGGTTTATCCATTGGTTTAAATATGaagtaataatttttttgtatCAAAGTTGAGGTTTCTTGTTTTTTCGCTTATGTTGTCTTTGTGTAATGTTCTCTCTTCCTTTGTTTCTCTCAATCTTATAGTCGACACTGTCAGCAGTTATGAAACCTTAGCTCTTAAATGTGGCTCAGCTGGTAAGTAGCAGTTTACAAAGACCTTTGAAGATACAATTATTAGATAGAATCACCATATTAgcaaacattagcatgctaacactaaGATGGTGAATATGGACAAACTtactaaacatcagcatgttagcagtgtcagtgtgtgcacattGACATATTACCATTAATTCAAAGCAGCACTGTGCCAATAGCACATCCTCACAAAGCTGCTAGTCCTGCCTGGTTCTCTGGTCACCAGCCttaatatctgtttttattttttattcatacaAACTTACATCTTAGGAGCATGTGCCCAGATTATGCAATATAATTATTATCAAAGAATGGGAAAGAATTTAAATTGTAAGCAGAAATACAAGTTGCAGAAATAAGGTCTCATACAAACCAGGAACACATTGACTTACAGTTGTCAGAGTAAAACTTTGATTGTTTTAACTGTAATATATTGACCCATCTTCATCAGttagaatagaataaaaaacatgttctAAATTCATATCAGTGTAATAGTCCACAAAAgttggatgttttgtttttgttgtttttttacttgtttcagGTTTGTCTTCAGCAGGACCATTGCCCAAACAGCCTCACAAAGACCCTTTGCTGCAGTTGGTCTCCCTCCAGCAGGCCTCTGGCTGTTGGCTGCTAGATccagctctggctgctgcactgGGAAAGACCAGCAAGGAGGTGGAAAAGTCAAAGCCTGCATCGGTGGGTCACTGTCAGAATTAACaggttaaaacaacaaaataaaagaaaatgaagatgaGACAAACTAAACCTTCATCACTGCATAACAAATATCTGAGACCAAAACAGTGTCTATACACTGGCACCAACACTCTTACAAACCAAAATGCTTTTACAGTATCACTCAAAGGTTAGTGTGAAAGTATTTGAGTGTCTTATTTTATGATATAAtgttcttgtgtgtttgtttataacCAACCAGCAGCATTTTCCTTTGAGATACTTTGTCGTTTTCATGCTCTGTGAATTTTTCTCCTGTTGTGATTTTTCCAATTAATTTGGTGAATTAGATCAAGAAAGAAGTGTGGGCCACCATTTTGGCTCTGATCTGGCTTCATGGTTTTAAAATGGATGCCAAAGAAGAGTGGGAGCTTCTGGCTATGAAGGCTGTGTCATGGCTCCGAGCTCAGAAAGGTAAATAACcagaataataacaataaccATGAAGTGCTGTTTGTACCAGTGTGTTGTGGTTAAACTCCCATGAATCTCATGACTTTTTCTCAGCAGCTTGTGTGACCGAGTGTGTGGAAGCTGGAAATACACTGTTGGGCTGCAGGGTGCAGAAAGACGCACTGGGGCTCTGATGTTTTCAGTGCATTGGCCTCTTCTTCAGGACCGTCTCCACAATCTGccttatgttttctgttttcatttggagTCTTTTAAATGTGACTGTAGAATTGTCTTAAACCACTGAAAACTAACTGTGAAGCTTTGATTGATGagtttttgtaataaaaaatggATGTTAATTCTCAGTCACTGCTGAGACCAGAGAATCCAGATTCTCCTAATTTCCAGAATAAGACATAACAGACATATGGGAGTAATGAAACTGGGGTTAGATTGCTCCTGTGTGATGGAAAGTGTCTGCATAAAAGctaagaagaaataaaaaaataataggaataaaaataactgtatgAATATCTCAGTGTTGTGTGTTACATTTCGTTTTCTGAACATCTAATTCACttacacacatttttgtgtttattcctGCTGTGGCCATCCGTGCGTGGAGGCGCTGTGGTCAAATTTACGCAGCCCCCTGAACTCGTCACCATTGAACTCCCAGCTTGAGAAAGCTCTACATTAAAGGAGTAGGTTTTTGTAATGAGAAGTGCACTAATAGGTTTCGTCGTAGCTGTTTATgacatattatatatacatgttGTCAAAAAAAGATGTATTGTTAAAGATTTTTATCCCTGTGAAATTaggaaaataaggaaaaattacatttctttgCCTCTTGCCCCAAGATTAAAGAGATTCATTTAAAAGTTTCAAATGAAATATACCCAACCAATGAATTTTTGAGACGGAAATTTAATTTGGAGGTGAATCAATGTTCCTTCtgtgaaactgaaattgaaGATCTCAATCATCTACTGTTTCATTGCGAGTTTGTATCTTCTTTTTGCAGAGATGTACAGAGCTGGATTCAGATTCAAGGAAGAAGATTTAAGTTACCTCCTCTAAATTTAGATATGGTGAGATTTGGAATTTTTCTGGAAGATAAAAAAGGCGATTTCGTTATAAACAATCTTTTATTGCTGGGTAAATTTGTTATTGCAGATATCTGAAACTGAAACCCGTGTCTTAACCACTGGAGGAATGAGGTGAACCTTTGGTACAGTTCTCTGGaacatgttgaaaacaaaaagctgttGAAATGTGTGTAGCTGCTGAAtgagtttgatttgatttaacctcttttttgttcttttatcttAAGATGACTGATGCTTtgttgtgttgtatattttgttgtcaataaaaaaaacaaaaaacaaaacaaaaatctcatCACCATTGAGTGGGCGCAGTATTCTCCTTTAGAAACAGGGCTCGATTTGTTTTCTGACATCAGAACCTTCGGGAACAACGCCCACATAGCTGCTGCAAGCTCCACAAAGGCGGTGCCGCTTGGTGAGGAAACCAAGCGTCCCCCAGCCTGTAGGCGTGGTGTCTGCATGTAGACTGCAGCTTGTGGAGCTTCTGTAAACACCAGCTGTTTTTGCTCAGTGACGAGAAGGAGCTGCACAAAACTTAGTCCCAGACACGGATCAATCATCAGGTAaggactgtgctgctgtgtggtcAGGAATATTAATGTGATGCCACTAAATAATAAGGCAAAGAGGAAGGTCAGCTGCAATCTGCGGTCAGTAGTTTTCACTTGGAAATTCCCGTCATGCAGTTTGAATGTTCTCATTAAAAGCTAAAGCTGTTTAAACACGTTTATAGGATCAAACGAGCAAAGATGGAAAAACTAGTGCGTGTGATTCTCAAGGAGGAGGCGGGGCAGACACTTAACTACTTCCGTACAGTCCTGTTGATGAGGCTGCATGACTTAGGAAATTATCTCTGAAGCTTTGGACAATGTGGAATAAAATCCCGAGAGTGttgaataaaagtgaaaatataaaattaaagtCCAAAGACATTGATGACATTATGATTTGACACTGGCACCTATTTCtctattttttattatgataTTTTTCCACAGTGACAAATGTAGCAACAGTTAATTTGTTCATCATGTGATCTGAGTTTTTACAACACACTTGGACAGTTTTTCAATGGTCTTTCACATGACTGATTACTCCTGTCTGAACTGGTCTATGATTACATACATACCAATTGCACAACATATAGATTGAAGAGGAGCAGGCCATAGTGATACAGATCTAGGAAAGGTGTGTTTGGTTGCACAATGTGTTTGTAAAGTGATATCACAGTGTGGATTGTTAAGGGACAGATTTCCagtgtttactgtttatttgCCACAGCACTtagattgtgtttttatttatctgctaCATCAGTTTGGTCCAACTAAAGTGATTCATGTTTTGAAGGTTTTGTTTGGTCAATTCACAGATGAAAGGAAAACCTAGACCACAGTCTTTGTATGAGCTTTTTGTGCAGCAGGCACTCTAACCCCCTCTGGACGACTAACACTTTGTGCATGAGAGAAATGTTTCTCTGGAAAAGGACCAGTCATTTTACAGAGTAGGAGGTGAATGAGTAATGAAACGCTCACAGCAACTTAGTGCAATAACAGTTTTGGCcaatcacaaaacatttttagtttcatttgatatttttaagtttttcttttacttttctcaCAGATATTTTGCTGAGTGATGTGTCGTGTCATTACCAAAAGAAAAACCTCCAATGTCCTTGTTCGTTTTTCCCACAGGTACCATGATGAACTGCTGTGGTCTGCTCAATCCTGAGAAGCAACCAGGTACAGAGCCTTTAGAAAACAttaactttgtgtttgtgtagattttaaatgtaaagaCTTGTACTGGTTGTAATGGCTGCTGGGCATATGAAGGTTTAACTATATGTTTGGTTAGTAGGTACAGCAGAAACCATGCAAACAAGAAATGTTAGTCAGTATAAGCAACTATTTGTAGCATGTTTTCAAATACAGAGCCAGTCcccactttatttatttgtaatattgTGTTAATTTATGGTTCTGTGTCAGTCCCTCTGAAGAGCATTGAGGTGCAGCTGGAGGTGAAGGACCATGTGGCCACAGTGGTCTCCACCCTGATCTACGAGAACAAGGAGGACAAACCAATAGAGGCTGTTTTTGTCTTCCCTCTGCCTGGagatgctgctgtctgtcatttcagtgCTAAGATTGGACAGACAGAGATTGTAGCGCAGGTGAAGGAGAAACAGGAGGTGAGCTGTAGAGTAAAGACTCACTCACTGTCATGGATCAGGAAAAGACAGTAAAGATGGTGGATGTTTCTGACGTGTGTTGTCTGTTCTCCAGGCTCGAGAGGAGTATGATGATGCATTGAGCTCCGGTCAGCAGGCCTTCCTATTGGAGGAGAGCGAGCAGAGCCCAGATATATTTTCTCTAAAAGTGGGCAGTCTGCCTCCAGGAGAGAGCGCCTCCATCAGGCTGGAGTATGTCATTGAGTTGGCTGTGGAGGCTGATGATGGGCTGAGGTTTTGTCTGCCTGCTGTGCTCAACCCTCGCTACCAACCTCAGGGTGAGGAAAACAAGTGAACACTTTCACAGTCCTCAGATCAgtttagtgaaaaacaaacgaTTCATTCAACTCTGCTCTGTAAAGAGTTTTTCAACTTTCTAAAAAGTACTGAGCTGTTACCAGGCATGAAATTTCTGGAGCATAAAGCGATGTCATGACTCTGGAGAAAATACTGATGATGAGGTGAATCTTTAGTAGTTACTTGTAGTTACTGGAACTAcaagaatatataaaaaagttcCACATTCTGTGCTTTGGATCTGTAGAACAACGGTTCTGTTAATTTCAGCATGAAAATAGTCTCTGGCCCTGGTCCTCGagcgctactgtcctgcttgttttccaaataccCCTggcctacccactgctgattacctggatcaggtgtgttcagccaatcagag contains these protein-coding regions:
- the LOC113142760 gene encoding von Willebrand factor A domain-containing protein 5A isoform X2 translates to MNCCGLLDPEQQPVPLKSIEVQLEVKDHVATVVSTLIYENKEDKPIEAVFVFPLPGDAAVCHFSAKIGQTEIVAEVKEKQEAREEYDDALSSGQQAFLLEESEQSPDIFSLKVGSLPPGESASIRLEYVIELSVQADDGLRFCLPAVLNPRYQPQGSEGASVQVTSVPASQVPYTLSFSARVSSPRPISKVESSCSLDPLQYLNTEQTQAMVKLAAGHKFDRDVELLIYYKDAHQPTAVVEAGQASAKPGTLMGDPVVMLSLYPEFPQAVMSSLASCGEFVFLLDRSGSMDCPTDNSEQQETCIGSARDTLLLLLKSLPMGCYFNIYSFGSTYEHIFPKSVKYSQKTMKEALKKVKQMTADLGGTEILMPLNHIYSQPCIPSQPRQLFVFTDGEVGNTHQVINLVKKNSASHRCFSFGIGEGASSALINGLAKEGGGHAQFITGTERMQPKVMQSLRFALQPVVSDISVTWDLPKKMSVTVLSPPIRAIFQGQRSLVYAQLTGQVLNTGMVPQSSEAAEGCVTVKYNLAGHPSQNQLTFNLKPAEDTGLTVHRLGARTLIRSLEMEEREVRGQQDGRLKEKVVKLSVQSGVSSSFTAFIAVNKDDSKTIQGPMVQRNVPAPEMPWTGSQAVCQAPVKKRTGFFTKARKMFQPSKDAAQHRAPVQYEYEMRGCILRSAVQHEYDRGIFGSAVQHKYDRGIFGSAEYEDGGDVSDSDEYEDGGDVSDSDVQHEYDRGIFGSAVDTVSSYETLALKCGSAGLSSAGPLPKQPHKDPLLQLVSLQQASGCWLLDPALAAALGKTSKEVEKSKPASIKKEVWATILALIWLHGFKMDAKEEWELLAMKAVSWLRAQKACVTECVEAGNTLLGCRVQKDALGL
- the LOC113142760 gene encoding von Willebrand factor A domain-containing protein 5A isoform X8 — its product is MNCCGLLDPEQQPVPLKSIEVQLEVKDHVATVVSTLIYENKEDKPIEAVFVFPLPGDAAVCHFSAKIGQTEIVAEVKEKQEAREEYDDALSSGQQAFLLEESEQSPDIFSLKVGSLPPGESASIRLEYVIELSVQADDGLRFCLPAVLNPRYQPQGSEGASVQVTSVPASQVPYTLSFSARVSSPRPISKVESSCSLDPLQYLNTEQTQAMVKLAAGHKFDRDVELLIYYKDAHQPTAVVEAGQASAKPGTLMGDPVVMLSLYPEFPQAVMSSLASCGEFVFLLDRSGSMDCPTDNSEQQETCIGSARDTLLLLLKSLPMGCYFNIYSFGSTYEHIFPKSVKYSQKTMKEALKKVKQMTADLGGTEILMPLNHIYSQPCIPSQPRQLFVFTDGEVGNTHQVINLVKKNSASHRCFSFGIGEGASSALINGLAKEGGGHAQFITGTERMQPKVMQSLRFALQPVVSDISVTWDLPKKMSVTVLSPPIRAIFQGQRSLVYAQLTGQVLNTGMVPQSSEAAEGCVTVKYNLAGHPSQNQLTFNLKPAEDTGLTVHRLGARTLIRSLEMEEREVRGQQDGRLKEKVVKLSVQSGVSSSFTAFIAVNKDDSKTIQGPMVQRNVPAPEMPWTGSQAVCQAPVKKRTGFFTKARKMFQPSKDAAQHRAPVQYEYEMRGCILRSAVQHEYDRGIFGSAVQHKYDRGIFGSAEYEDGGDVSDSDEYEDGGDVSDSDVQHEYDRGIFGSAVDTVSSYETLALKCGSAGLSSAGPLPKQPHKDPLLQLVSLQQASGCWLLDPALAAALGKTSKEVEKSKPASIKKEVWATILALIWLHGFKMDAKEEWELLAMKAVSWLRAQKAPCVTECIEAGNTLLGCKVQKDALGL